The DNA region GGCGTCTTCCGAAAGGTCGTAGCGCGCGATTTCGGTGCCGCCCGCCTTGTTCATCACGCGGATGTAGGCCTTGGCGACCTGCCCGAAGCTCTGGCGGCGGGTGTCGGCCTCGTGGATGGTCACGCACACGGCGATCTTGTCCACGTCGGCAGGCACGCGCGCGAAGTCCACGTCCACCGTCTCGTCGTCGCCCGCGCCCTGTCCGGTCGTGTTGTCACCCTGGTGGCTGACGCTGCCGTCACTGCTGACCTTGTTGTTGTAGAAGATGAAGTCGCTGTCCGAGCGCACGCGGCCGCCGTTCCCGAGCAGAAAGACGCTGCCGTCGAGGTCGAAGGCCTGGCCGTCGGTCGCGCGCGGGTCCCAGCCCAGCCCGATCACGATAGCCGTGAGGCCCGGAGCTTCTTTGGAAAGAGAGACGTTGCCGCCTTTTTGAAGTGATACTGCCATGTCTGTGTCCTCCTGATGAACTGTGACCCCGAGTATAAAGCTCCGGTTCAAGCGGCGAGTCCATATCTGCATGAGCGAACGGGGAACACCGCTGAAGGCTCCGCTGAACACGGACAGCCCCCCGGTGCACTAAGAGGCGGGGTCAAGCGCCCGCCGTATCCTGGGCGGACCATGACCCTCTCCACCCTGCCCGAGCTTCCGTTTTCCAGCCGCGCCGACTGGCGGGCCTGGCTGGAGACGCACCATGGCCGTGAGCCGGGCCTGTGGCTGGTGTACCACCACGCAGCGAGCGGCGTTCCCAGCGTGACCTACGCCGAGGCGGTCGAGGAGGCGCTGTGCTTCGGGTGGATCGACAGCCGCACCGGCAGACTGGACGGCCACCGCCACCGGCAGCTCTTCTCGCCGCGCCGGCCGGGCAGCCCATGGTCGAGAATCAACAAGGAGCGCGTGGACCGCCTGAGTGCCCAGGCCCTCATGGCCCCGGCCGGGCTCGCGGTGGTCGCGGCCGCGCGGGCGTCGGGGGCCTGGAACCTCTACGACGAGGTCGAGGCGCTGGTGATTCCCCCGGATCTTCAGGCCGCGCTGGAGGCCGAGCCGCCGGCCCTGGCGAACTTCACGGCCTTTTCCGCCTCGGCCAGGAAGCAGGTGCTGTGGTGGATCAAGGGTGCCAGACGGCCCGGGACGCGCGCAGGGCGAATCGCCGACGCTGCCCGTCGGGCCGCCGAGAACCGCCGGCCCGACGACCCCCGGCGCTGACCCCTACTGCCGGCTCAGGCTCCGGCGAGCTGCCGCGCGAGCACCGCGCGCATGGACTCGGGCGCGCGGCCGAGCAGCGTCCCCAGCGTGGGGTCAGGGCTGGCAAACTCGCCCCGGTGGGCGGCGGCGAACAGACCCAGCGTGACCGCCGCCCGCTCGGGGGACAGACCGCGCGCGCCCAGCTCGGCCGCGAAGTCGGCCTCCGGCACCACGGCGCGCCGACCGGCCCGCCCGGTCGACTCCGCGAGGAGGTCGGCGAGCTGCGCGAGGTCGAGGGCCTCCGGATTGACCAGGGGCGGCGTAGGACCGTCGAACTGGGCTTCTCCGGTCAGGACGGCGGCGGCGGCTCCG from Deinococcus sp. Leaf326 includes:
- a CDS encoding TerD family protein, which gives rise to MAVSLQKGGNVSLSKEAPGLTAIVIGLGWDPRATDGQAFDLDGSVFLLGNGGRVRSDSDFIFYNNKVSSDGSVSHQGDNTTGQGAGDDETVDVDFARVPADVDKIAVCVTIHEADTRRQSFGQVAKAYIRVMNKAGGTEIARYDLSEDASTDTAMIFGEVYRNGADWKFRAVGQGFAGGLAPLARNFGVNV
- a CDS encoding YdeI family protein, which gives rise to MTLSTLPELPFSSRADWRAWLETHHGREPGLWLVYHHAASGVPSVTYAEAVEEALCFGWIDSRTGRLDGHRHRQLFSPRRPGSPWSRINKERVDRLSAQALMAPAGLAVVAAARASGAWNLYDEVEALVIPPDLQAALEAEPPALANFTAFSASARKQVLWWIKGARRPGTRAGRIADAARRAAENRRPDDPRR